The following are encoded together in the Janthinobacterium sp. Marseille genome:
- the fabF gene encoding beta-ketoacyl-ACP synthase II, which yields MSAVFQASDFSNKPRQRRVVVTGMGMVSPLGSGVEIVWSRLLSGSSGLRRLDENMTAGIDAKVGGVVPSIAEDQNGGFDPDRHVSSKDQRKMDKFIVYAIAASEEALREAAWQPTTERQKERTATIIASGIGGFPAIANAVRVTDTKGPNRLSPFTIPSFLINLAAGHVSIKYGFKGPIAAPVTACAASVQAIGDAARMIRNGEADVALCGGAEAAIDRVSLGGFSAARALSTNFNDEPCAASRPFDQARDGFVMGEGAGILVLEDLDHALARGAKPIAELIGYGTTADAYHITAGPTDGSGAARAMAIALEQAGITAADVQHLNAHATSTPVGDAGELAAIKAVFGTSNSIAVTSTKSATGHLLGAAGGVEAIFAILALRDQIVPATLNLETKDIDATGVDIVNGIARNMDIEHAMSNGFGFGGVNASVLFKRWTD from the coding sequence ATGTCTGCCGTTTTTCAAGCATCTGACTTTTCGAACAAGCCACGTCAACGCCGTGTGGTCGTTACCGGCATGGGTATGGTTTCCCCCTTGGGATCGGGTGTGGAAATTGTCTGGTCGAGGTTATTGTCAGGATCATCCGGATTACGCAGACTTGATGAAAATATGACCGCCGGTATCGACGCAAAAGTCGGTGGCGTTGTCCCTTCAATAGCAGAAGATCAGAACGGTGGATTTGATCCAGATCGTCATGTGTCATCAAAAGATCAACGCAAAATGGATAAATTCATTGTGTATGCCATAGCTGCATCTGAAGAGGCACTACGTGAGGCAGCCTGGCAACCAACAACTGAGCGTCAAAAAGAACGAACCGCAACCATAATTGCTTCTGGCATCGGTGGATTTCCAGCGATTGCCAATGCGGTACGTGTCACCGATACAAAAGGTCCTAATCGACTATCACCATTCACTATTCCCTCGTTTTTGATTAACTTGGCGGCAGGACACGTTTCAATAAAGTACGGATTCAAAGGACCAATTGCAGCACCTGTTACTGCTTGTGCGGCGAGTGTTCAAGCCATAGGAGATGCAGCGCGCATGATTAGAAATGGAGAAGCTGATGTGGCCTTATGTGGAGGTGCGGAGGCTGCTATTGATAGGGTTAGCCTTGGTGGGTTCTCCGCAGCGCGCGCATTATCAACCAATTTCAACGATGAACCTTGTGCGGCCTCTCGCCCATTTGATCAAGCACGAGACGGTTTTGTGATGGGCGAAGGAGCCGGCATACTCGTGCTGGAGGATCTCGATCATGCGCTGGCAAGAGGAGCCAAACCAATTGCTGAGCTAATAGGTTATGGGACGACAGCTGATGCGTATCATATAACCGCTGGCCCTACGGATGGTAGTGGCGCCGCACGAGCCATGGCTATAGCACTTGAGCAAGCAGGAATAACTGCAGCAGATGTACAGCATTTGAATGCGCATGCCACATCTACTCCGGTCGGTGACGCTGGCGAACTAGCCGCAATCAAGGCGGTGTTTGGCACGAGTAATAGCATTGCCGTTACGTCCACAAAATCAGCAACGGGCCATCTACTCGGTGCAGCGGGTGGAGTTGAAGCCATATTTGCTATTTTGGCACTTCGTGATCAGATCGTGCCTGCGACATTGAATCTTGAAACAAAAGATATTGATGCTACTGGTGTAGACATCGTTAATGGTATCGCTCGGAATATGGATATTGAACATGCGATGTCGAATGGTTTCGGATTTGGCGGCGTCAACGCGAGCGTGTTATTCAAACGATGGACAGATTAA
- a CDS encoding aliphatic sulfonate ABC transporter substrate-binding protein, with protein sequence MNSSITQKFLAYVILFLLTVMSVKTALAADAYRPDVLRVGFQKYGTLVVLKARGDLERKLANNNVKVEWFEFPTGPRLLEALNIGAIDFGVTGDGPPIFSQAAGAKFFYVGYEPPSPKGIALVVKEESSIKSVKDLVGKKIAVSKGGNVHVLLLRALQVNGLKPTDIVPIYLAPAEGRAAFESGAVDGWVAFDPYLANVQHSSRTRVIQDGQGLSPNYQFYFASEALTTKRPDVVNLVLSEIKTVDEYASKNFSSVAKQLAPLIGMDESVVITALQRMGYGISPVTSEITQSQQKIADMFYEVGLIPKPVRVEAVIWKPN encoded by the coding sequence ATGAATTCCTCTATTACCCAAAAATTCCTAGCTTATGTAATCTTGTTTTTACTAACGGTCATGAGCGTCAAAACAGCTCTAGCTGCTGATGCTTATAGACCCGATGTTCTACGAGTTGGATTCCAAAAGTACGGCACGCTTGTAGTTCTAAAGGCACGTGGTGATCTTGAACGCAAACTCGCAAATAATAATGTAAAAGTTGAGTGGTTCGAGTTTCCAACGGGTCCACGTTTGCTAGAGGCTCTCAATATAGGAGCCATTGATTTTGGCGTAACAGGCGATGGGCCACCTATTTTTTCGCAAGCAGCCGGCGCTAAATTTTTCTACGTGGGCTATGAACCACCATCTCCAAAAGGCATTGCATTAGTAGTCAAGGAGGAGTCTTCAATCAAAAGTGTCAAAGACTTAGTTGGGAAAAAAATCGCAGTAAGTAAAGGAGGTAATGTCCATGTGCTCTTACTTCGAGCATTACAGGTTAATGGTCTGAAGCCTACTGATATTGTTCCAATTTATCTGGCGCCAGCAGAGGGGCGGGCTGCTTTTGAAAGTGGTGCTGTCGATGGGTGGGTTGCGTTCGATCCGTACCTTGCAAATGTTCAGCATTCTAGTCGTACTCGGGTAATCCAAGATGGACAGGGTTTGTCGCCCAATTACCAATTCTATTTTGCATCGGAGGCTTTAACCACAAAAAGGCCTGATGTCGTTAATTTAGTTTTGAGCGAAATAAAGACAGTGGATGAGTACGCTAGTAAAAATTTTTCGTCCGTTGCGAAGCAGCTTGCTCCGCTAATTGGCATGGATGAATCCGTGGTTATCACTGCCTTGCAACGTATGGGCTACGGAATCTCGCCGGTAACATCCGAAATTACTCAATCTCAGCAGAAAATCGCTGATATGTTTTACGAGGTGGGACTAATACCAAAACCCGTACGAGTAGAAGCTGTAATTTGGAAACCTAACTGA
- the ssuD gene encoding FMNH2-dependent alkanesulfonate monooxygenase — MELFWFLPTYGDGRFLGTAVGSREATLGYLKQVALASEELGFSGVLVPSGKGCDDAWIVASNLAAITQRLKFLIALRPGIIAPAAAARMASALDRFSDGRLLLNVVTGGDPVELAGDGLHLSHSERYVQTDEFLTVFRRLFTEASVTHKGPYFHLTDGELLQPSRQKPYPPLFLGGSSAAAHEITAKHIDVYLTWGEPPAQVEEKIADIRMKAEKLGRQVKFGIRLHTVVRQNADDAWTAANDLLKHVDDDTIAKAQATLARFDSEGQKRLLELHGGSRDKLEVSPNLWAGISLVRGGVGTALVGNGEQVAARILEYAALGIDYFILSGIPHLEEAYHFHENVFHRLPVHQKQREVPNLPMGMFGDKNLSKSSVS; from the coding sequence ATGGAACTTTTTTGGTTTCTGCCTACGTATGGCGATGGTCGGTTTTTGGGCACTGCAGTAGGAAGTCGCGAAGCAACTCTGGGTTACCTAAAACAAGTAGCCCTTGCATCTGAAGAGCTCGGGTTTAGCGGTGTTTTAGTCCCTTCTGGTAAAGGATGCGACGATGCGTGGATCGTCGCATCAAACTTGGCCGCAATTACGCAGCGTTTGAAATTTTTAATAGCGCTTCGTCCTGGCATTATCGCTCCTGCTGCAGCGGCGCGAATGGCGTCGGCATTGGACCGTTTTTCGGATGGACGCTTATTGCTAAACGTGGTTACTGGAGGCGACCCTGTAGAGTTGGCTGGCGACGGTTTGCACCTAAGCCATTCTGAGCGTTATGTGCAAACCGACGAATTTTTAACAGTATTTCGTCGTTTATTTACTGAAGCCAGCGTGACTCATAAAGGGCCGTATTTTCATCTAACGGATGGTGAATTATTGCAACCTTCGCGTCAAAAGCCTTATCCACCTTTATTTCTTGGGGGATCCTCGGCTGCCGCGCATGAAATCACGGCAAAGCATATTGACGTGTATTTAACATGGGGTGAACCTCCAGCCCAAGTTGAAGAAAAAATAGCTGACATAAGGATGAAAGCGGAAAAACTTGGACGCCAAGTTAAGTTTGGTATCCGATTGCACACTGTAGTGCGACAAAATGCAGATGATGCATGGACAGCCGCTAACGATCTGCTTAAGCATGTTGACGATGACACCATTGCAAAAGCCCAAGCTACACTGGCTCGCTTTGACTCCGAAGGTCAGAAAAGGCTACTGGAATTACATGGCGGTAGTAGAGACAAATTAGAAGTCAGCCCGAATCTATGGGCAGGAATTAGTCTTGTTCGGGGCGGTGTAGGAACAGCTTTGGTTGGAAATGGAGAGCAAGTCGCTGCTCGAATACTTGAGTATGCCGCACTGGGAATTGACTACTTTATACTTTCCGGTATTCCTCATCTTGAGGAAGCGTATCATTTTCACGAGAACGTTTTTCATCGTTTGCCAGTACATCAGAAGCAACGCGAAGTGCCAAATTTACCAATGGGTATGTTCGGTGATAAAAATTTATCGAAAAGTTCTGTGTCCTGA
- a CDS encoding LysR family transcriptional regulator produces the protein MQVQTLRYFLMVATTGSFLATARHFEVPASSVSRAISSLESELG, from the coding sequence ATGCAGGTCCAGACATTACGATATTTCTTGATGGTCGCCACGACCGGCAGTTTCCTTGCAACGGCACGCCATTTTGAAGTTCCGGCTTCCTCCGTATCTCGTGCGATCTCATCACTGGAATCAGAACTCGGCTAA
- a CDS encoding MarR family transcriptional regulator — MSTPVANVCNCFAARKAARFITQIYERHLQKAGITGSQYTILTVVRSRPGISMLELAEELGMDRTSLVRALKPLYREAYIVDAPSETDSRKMLLTLSRAGITKFEESDPHWRAAQQEWNNKVGSERAKALREELISLTET; from the coding sequence ATGAGTACTCCTGTCGCAAATGTTTGTAATTGTTTTGCCGCTCGAAAAGCGGCTAGATTCATTACGCAGATATACGAACGACATTTACAGAAAGCTGGGATTACAGGTTCGCAGTACACCATCCTTACTGTAGTTCGGTCACGTCCTGGCATTTCAATGCTGGAGTTGGCAGAAGAGCTGGGGATGGATCGAACGAGTTTGGTTCGCGCTCTAAAACCACTCTACAGAGAAGCATATATTGTCGATGCGCCGAGTGAAACTGATTCTCGAAAAATGCTCCTTACTTTATCGAGGGCGGGCATTACAAAATTTGAAGAGTCTGACCCACATTGGCGTGCTGCGCAGCAAGAATGGAATAATAAAGTTGGCTCCGAACGTGCTAAAGCTTTGCGAGAAGAGTTGATTAGTCTTACAGAAACATAA
- a CDS encoding efflux RND transporter periplasmic adaptor subunit, translated as MFRRTGQVSTAAVLAILSLSLPGCGKPVEKTEPLAKVAYFNAIAATSNGASYTGVVHARTESNLGFRISGKILQRFVDPGDSVKVGQPLMKIDPVDYELAKNASRALVQAAKARDLQASSDELRLRKLLETGAVSKQAYEQVKAAADSAAAQLEAAQSQSKQTENQADYTILRADVKGVVMDVPVEPGQIVSAGQTVVKLAKSGPREAVVSIPEQALKLLPRAASASLYSDSKTNFAAKLRELSSVADPLTRTYQAKYALAGEGDQAPLGATVTIHTTGDSNSSNMLIASPVSALVDKGDGPSVWVIDKANSTVSLRKVKVASLGEEVVGIASGIATGERIVAFGSHLLKQGQKVELLAPIKVGREL; from the coding sequence ATGTTTAGAAGGACCGGGCAGGTATCAACTGCCGCTGTATTGGCGATTTTGTCCTTGTCTTTGCCTGGATGTGGAAAGCCAGTAGAAAAAACAGAGCCACTCGCGAAAGTCGCCTATTTCAACGCTATAGCAGCTACATCAAACGGGGCTAGCTATACGGGCGTTGTCCACGCAAGAACGGAAAGTAATCTTGGGTTTCGAATATCCGGAAAAATCCTCCAGCGCTTTGTTGATCCAGGCGACAGTGTCAAAGTTGGTCAGCCGTTGATGAAGATTGACCCGGTCGACTATGAGCTCGCCAAGAATGCATCGCGAGCATTAGTTCAGGCCGCAAAAGCTAGAGATTTGCAAGCAAGTTCAGATGAGCTTCGCCTTCGAAAACTCTTGGAAACAGGTGCTGTTTCCAAGCAGGCATACGAACAGGTTAAAGCTGCAGCAGATTCAGCAGCAGCCCAACTAGAAGCTGCTCAGTCTCAGTCGAAACAAACTGAAAACCAAGCTGACTACACAATCCTTCGAGCTGATGTCAAAGGCGTCGTGATGGACGTTCCTGTTGAGCCCGGCCAGATTGTTAGCGCGGGACAGACAGTTGTGAAGCTTGCCAAGTCAGGCCCTAGAGAAGCTGTAGTTAGCATTCCGGAGCAGGCTCTGAAATTATTGCCACGTGCTGCAAGCGCTTCGCTTTATTCAGATTCGAAAACCAACTTTGCTGCCAAATTGCGCGAGTTGTCCTCGGTAGCAGATCCGCTGACAAGAACTTATCAGGCTAAATACGCCCTTGCCGGCGAGGGTGACCAAGCGCCACTGGGTGCAACAGTAACAATCCACACTACGGGCGATTCAAACTCATCAAACATGTTGATTGCGTCACCAGTTAGCGCCCTGGTGGACAAGGGAGATGGCCCAAGCGTATGGGTAATCGACAAAGCCAACTCAACAGTCAGCTTACGAAAAGTTAAGGTCGCTAGTTTGGGTGAAGAGGTGGTCGGCATCGCGTCAGGCATTGCTACCGGAGAGCGCATCGTAGCTTTCGGCTCTCATCTGCTTAAGCAAGGTCAAAAGGTTGAGTTACTCGCACCTATTAAAGTTGGTCGTGAACTATGA
- a CDS encoding efflux RND transporter permease subunit: MSGFNISAFGVRERAITLFLIIAIAVAGAFAFIKLGRAEDPSFTVKIMTVTAIWPGATAQEMQQQVADRLEKRLQELDYYDRVETASRPGIVTMKLYLKDATPPALVPEQFYQVRKKLGDESINLPRGVIGPVINDEYSDVYFSLFALEAKNYPHRQLVAEAEVLRQRFLKVSGVQKVNILGEQQQKIYVEISHARLATLGIKAQALFEALNQQNNVTASGFVETAGPRVYLRLDGSIDSVEAVKQIPIAAGGRTIKVGDVADVKRGYEDPKSFAIRTQGEPTLMLAVVMKRGFNGLTLGKSLANEEASIKTTLPLGIELSRVSDQANAIEASIDEFMIKFIVALAVVIVVSLLTLGFRVGIVVAAAVPLTLAAVFVIMLATGRDFDRITLGALILSLGLLVDDAIIAIEMMVVKMEEGMDRVAAATFAWGATAAPMASGTLVTIIGFLPVGFAKSTAGEYAGNIFWVVAFSLITSWFVAVLFIPYLGVKLLPEIKAHHGDHDGIYETQNYKRFRSLVQLCVDRKWITAAITLGLFVLAVVGMGSVQKQFFPNSERPELTIEVNLPSGSAFSTTDATIAKIETAIRKEPEAKIVSSYVGQGAPRFFLSVNPELPNPAFGQIIVLTENSAARDILKAKINAMVTAGQFSEARVRVSQFLFGPPVTYPVLFRVVGPDIEKLRTIAADVRAIVEKNPNMRDVHLDWGDRVPTLHLVLDQDRLRLLGLTPNESATQLQVLLNGSPSTQVREGLRSVEVVIRSPSKDRRGLGDIGNLNLTTRDGRAIPLSQVAKFETRMEDPVLKRYNRDTYIAVQGDIRDGVQPPDVTKAILPTLDALKAKLPEGYRIDTGGSVEESAKADVALGALFPLMIILMLTVIMFQVRSFATMWMVFATAPLGLVGAVPTLLIFNQSFGFNAILGLIGLAGILMRNTLILVDQIKHDLDAGLSPYNAVVESTVRRARPVILTAAAAMLAFIPLTHSTFWGPLAYVLIGGVGVGTVMTLLFLPALYSIWFRVGRDAPKKPSSNADQHHVTEYLI, encoded by the coding sequence ATGAGTGGCTTCAACATATCGGCGTTTGGTGTACGCGAACGGGCAATTACTTTATTTCTGATTATCGCCATTGCCGTCGCAGGTGCATTCGCATTCATCAAACTAGGGCGCGCAGAGGATCCGAGCTTCACCGTAAAGATCATGACGGTCACAGCAATATGGCCTGGCGCAACCGCACAGGAAATGCAGCAGCAGGTAGCTGACAGACTTGAAAAAAGACTGCAGGAGCTGGACTACTACGATCGCGTTGAAACCGCATCGCGCCCAGGCATCGTCACAATGAAGCTGTATCTGAAAGATGCGACTCCACCGGCGTTAGTGCCAGAACAGTTTTATCAAGTACGAAAAAAATTGGGTGACGAAAGCATCAACTTGCCGAGGGGAGTGATTGGCCCAGTCATTAATGATGAGTATTCAGACGTCTATTTCTCACTCTTCGCCTTAGAGGCAAAAAATTATCCGCATCGGCAATTAGTCGCTGAAGCAGAAGTACTACGGCAACGTTTTTTGAAAGTGTCCGGCGTCCAAAAAGTAAACATACTTGGCGAGCAGCAGCAAAAGATTTATGTGGAGATATCACATGCTCGACTCGCAACATTGGGTATCAAGGCTCAAGCCCTATTCGAAGCATTAAACCAGCAGAACAATGTAACTGCGTCTGGATTTGTTGAGACCGCAGGGCCAAGAGTTTATTTGCGATTGGACGGATCGATTGATAGCGTGGAGGCAGTCAAGCAAATTCCTATTGCTGCAGGTGGGAGAACCATCAAAGTCGGAGATGTCGCTGACGTCAAACGTGGATATGAAGATCCAAAAAGTTTCGCCATAAGAACCCAAGGTGAGCCAACACTCATGCTTGCAGTTGTTATGAAACGAGGTTTTAACGGCTTGACCTTAGGCAAATCGCTTGCGAATGAAGAAGCATCAATCAAAACGACACTTCCTCTCGGTATTGAATTGAGTAGGGTTTCAGATCAAGCAAACGCGATTGAAGCATCGATCGACGAGTTCATGATCAAGTTCATCGTCGCATTAGCAGTTGTTATCGTGGTGAGTCTTTTGACCCTTGGTTTTAGAGTAGGCATCGTTGTCGCCGCCGCTGTCCCGCTCACCTTAGCGGCCGTATTCGTGATTATGCTCGCCACAGGTCGTGACTTTGATCGTATTACGTTGGGCGCATTGATCCTTTCTCTCGGACTTTTGGTTGATGACGCAATCATTGCAATTGAAATGATGGTCGTCAAAATGGAAGAAGGTATGGATCGCGTCGCTGCCGCCACATTTGCATGGGGCGCGACTGCGGCACCGATGGCTTCAGGAACGTTGGTAACCATTATTGGATTTTTGCCGGTTGGATTCGCAAAATCGACAGCGGGCGAATATGCCGGCAATATCTTCTGGGTCGTTGCGTTCTCTTTGATCACATCCTGGTTCGTCGCTGTGCTGTTTATACCGTATTTGGGCGTCAAGCTTTTGCCTGAAATAAAAGCGCATCACGGCGACCATGATGGAATCTACGAGACCCAAAATTACAAGCGTTTTAGATCGCTAGTCCAATTGTGTGTCGATCGAAAATGGATCACAGCAGCAATTACGCTTGGTTTGTTTGTACTTGCAGTTGTTGGTATGGGCTCGGTGCAAAAGCAGTTTTTCCCGAACTCAGAACGTCCAGAGTTAACAATCGAAGTGAATCTGCCTTCCGGTAGTGCATTCAGTACGACCGATGCAACCATCGCGAAAATCGAAACAGCTATACGGAAAGAGCCTGAGGCCAAGATTGTTAGCAGCTACGTTGGCCAAGGTGCGCCAAGGTTTTTTCTCTCGGTCAACCCTGAGCTCCCAAATCCCGCATTTGGCCAAATCATCGTTTTGACGGAAAACTCGGCAGCACGTGACATTCTGAAAGCAAAAATCAACGCAATGGTCACCGCTGGCCAATTCTCTGAGGCACGTGTTCGCGTTAGTCAGTTTTTGTTTGGGCCACCGGTTACATATCCAGTGTTGTTCCGTGTGGTCGGCCCAGACATTGAAAAGCTCAGAACGATTGCTGCGGATGTACGTGCAATCGTAGAAAAAAATCCGAATATGCGCGACGTGCATCTGGACTGGGGTGACCGCGTACCGACATTACATTTGGTCCTCGACCAAGACCGCTTACGTTTGCTGGGATTGACGCCCAACGAATCAGCCACGCAGTTACAGGTATTGCTCAATGGTTCTCCCTCTACGCAGGTTCGGGAAGGTTTGCGTTCGGTTGAAGTGGTAATTAGAAGTCCATCTAAGGATCGCCGTGGCTTAGGTGATATCGGAAACTTGAATCTCACAACACGTGACGGCCGCGCTATCCCGCTCTCGCAGGTCGCAAAATTTGAAACACGTATGGAAGACCCCGTTTTGAAGAGATACAACCGAGATACCTACATCGCGGTTCAGGGAGACATACGTGATGGTGTTCAGCCACCTGATGTGACCAAAGCAATCCTGCCCACTCTTGATGCACTCAAAGCCAAATTGCCGGAAGGCTATCGCATCGATACGGGTGGCTCTGTAGAAGAAAGCGCCAAGGCCGACGTCGCGTTGGGCGCATTGTTTCCACTGATGATCATTCTCATGCTGACAGTCATCATGTTCCAGGTGCGCTCGTTCGCCACAATGTGGATGGTTTTCGCGACAGCGCCGCTGGGTCTTGTTGGCGCCGTGCCGACTTTACTTATATTCAATCAATCCTTCGGCTTCAATGCGATTCTCGGATTGATAGGCTTAGCCGGTATTTTGATGCGGAACACTTTGATCTTGGTGGACCAAATCAAACATGATCTTGATGCAGGACTTTCACCCTACAACGCAGTTGTGGAATCAACCGTTCGTCGAGCTAGGCCCGTTATTTTGACCGCTGCTGCAGCGATGTTGGCGTTCATTCCATTGACCCATTCAACATTTTGGGGACCATTGGCATACGTCTTGATTGGTGGAGTAGGTGTTGGGACCGTTATGACCCTCTTGTTTCTTCCTGCGCTCTATTCGATTTGGTTCCGTGTTGGTCGTGACGCGCCGAAAAAGCCCAGTAGCAACGCCGATCAACATCACGTCACGGAATACCTAATATGA
- a CDS encoding efflux transporter outer membrane subunit: protein MKSFNLRVVVQLSYATVLSSILVGCSLAPVYERPDLPVSKTWPDQRLANERNSPDVTASEIDWKEFFIDQNLSQVIQIALNNNRDLRVAALNIDRARALYGVQGADRLPSVGVGTSGARQRTPADLNDKGFSDVTSTYSAGIGITSFELDFFGRIKNLSQAALERYIATDEARRSAQIALISEVAMRYQALAADHRLWQLANNTLSTRLDSHARQQSLLEQGASSELDLRQSESLLEAARVALAQQTRQRAVDQNALRLLVGATIDPSLLPSGMSDALPAMLADIPVGLPSDLISTRPDIRQHEAILRSENASIGAARAAFFPRISLTGSLGTSSSELSGLFEAGSRSWSFLPQVSLPIFDVGRNRANLNVAKADRDIAIAEYEKSIQIAFREVADALAGTDTLKEELRASTAQERAERVRYVLSKQRYESGYASYLEFLDAQRSLFAIQQKTIVTELAEMQNKIGLYKALGGGWK from the coding sequence ATGAAATCGTTCAATCTTCGTGTTGTAGTTCAACTGAGCTATGCAACGGTTCTCTCATCGATCTTGGTAGGATGTTCTCTGGCGCCGGTGTACGAACGCCCAGACCTTCCGGTATCAAAGACATGGCCTGATCAACGACTTGCTAACGAAAGAAACTCGCCTGATGTAACAGCAAGTGAAATTGACTGGAAAGAGTTTTTTATCGACCAAAATCTCAGTCAAGTCATTCAAATCGCGCTTAACAACAATCGAGATTTACGCGTAGCAGCTTTAAATATCGACCGCGCACGCGCGCTGTACGGTGTTCAAGGTGCCGATCGATTGCCAAGCGTTGGGGTAGGCACCAGCGGTGCCCGACAACGAACGCCGGCGGATTTGAATGACAAAGGATTTTCAGATGTAACGAGCACGTATTCTGCGGGAATCGGTATTACTTCATTTGAATTAGACTTCTTTGGTCGTATAAAGAATCTAAGCCAAGCTGCGCTGGAACGCTATATAGCAACAGATGAAGCAAGACGCAGTGCTCAAATAGCTCTTATCTCAGAAGTAGCAATGAGATACCAAGCATTGGCTGCGGACCATCGGCTTTGGCAGCTAGCGAACAATACTCTGAGCACTCGCCTTGATTCGCATGCACGCCAACAAAGTTTATTAGAACAAGGTGCGTCATCTGAGCTGGATCTAAGGCAATCCGAATCCTTACTGGAAGCCGCACGGGTAGCATTAGCTCAACAAACCCGGCAACGTGCGGTCGATCAAAATGCATTGAGGTTACTCGTCGGCGCCACAATTGATCCATCTCTTTTGCCTAGCGGTATGAGCGATGCCCTTCCCGCCATGTTGGCCGATATTCCTGTAGGCCTTCCATCCGATCTTATTTCGACACGCCCTGATATCCGCCAACACGAGGCTATTCTTAGATCAGAGAACGCAAGTATTGGCGCGGCTCGTGCGGCCTTCTTTCCTCGCATATCACTCACTGGAAGTTTAGGAACGTCTAGTAGTGAGCTCTCAGGATTGTTTGAAGCAGGTTCGCGTAGCTGGAGTTTTCTTCCTCAAGTATCACTTCCGATTTTTGACGTAGGTCGCAATCGCGCCAATTTGAATGTTGCGAAAGCGGACCGAGATATTGCAATCGCAGAGTATGAGAAGTCGATTCAAATCGCATTTCGCGAGGTTGCGGATGCGCTCGCCGGCACAGATACGTTAAAGGAAGAACTACGCGCATCCACGGCGCAAGAAAGAGCAGAACGCGTTCGATATGTTTTATCTAAGCAGCGTTATGAAAGTGGGTATGCAAGCTATTTGGAGTTTCTCGACGCTCAGCGATCGTTGTTTGCAATTCAACAGAAGACGATCGTTACTGAGTTGGCAGAAATGCAAAACAAAATAGGACTCTACAAAGCCTTGGGTGGGGGCTGGAAATGA
- a CDS encoding TrbI/VirB10 family protein: protein MKLATSIITTLIVLSSSVFAEPKVLEFEKPILLQARKVLPFEVRPGTFFDLVLMNTNEMFVSAQLSSNIYDFYGNVAIPKGSQLFGSVTEKRGERIAIKWNSLQIPSLGTLKLDPPIFATMRDGSAGVTELKPGGMIGAINGESFIIPH from the coding sequence ATGAAATTAGCAACTTCGATTATCACCACTTTAATCGTTTTAAGTAGTTCAGTATTCGCCGAACCAAAGGTCTTAGAGTTTGAAAAACCCATCCTATTACAAGCCAGAAAGGTACTGCCTTTCGAGGTTCGACCAGGAACATTTTTTGATTTGGTTCTAATGAATACAAATGAAATGTTTGTGAGCGCCCAGCTTTCTTCCAATATCTACGATTTTTACGGAAATGTTGCGATACCTAAAGGTAGTCAATTATTCGGCTCGGTGACTGAGAAACGAGGTGAAAGAATCGCGATTAAATGGAATAGTTTGCAAATACCGTCACTTGGAACACTTAAACTTGATCCACCAATTTTCGCGACTATGCGTGATGGAAGCGCAGGCGTGACCGAGCTAAAACCTGGCGGAATGATCGGTGCAATCAATGGAGAGAGTTTCATTATTCCGCACTAA